Proteins from one Pseudomonas sp. KBS0710 genomic window:
- a CDS encoding acyltransferase: protein MHKISALQAARGLAALAVIAFHSLFINAKYLAGATWLPDMFVFGQTGVDLFFVISGFVMVLASANKFGGRGEVLGFLKGRFLRIYPVYWVYFFAVMLVFLLKPGMVNSSQAGEVSLLNSFLLLPDVNLPLVMVAWSLIHEVWFYLVFALILLLPRRWMPLVFVAWLCAILAASVLYTSPANPYLRVIRHEFSIEFIFGALAGLLYLQVVSGAFQWRLPGALVGLIGVGLLAYALASGTVDGSDVIQSISLQRALIVGGGYTLLLLALALQEFKSQWQVPGVLTSLGDMSYSLYLSHILTLSVCGRLWVAFGSVEGGLVASVVFWAISLPVVIAVGYMSYRFVERPLTQRLSRRRAGRVSAQSVAN, encoded by the coding sequence GTGCACAAAATTTCCGCATTGCAGGCGGCCAGGGGACTGGCTGCGCTCGCAGTCATTGCCTTTCACTCACTTTTTATCAATGCAAAGTACCTTGCTGGTGCTACCTGGCTACCGGACATGTTCGTGTTCGGGCAAACCGGTGTGGATTTGTTCTTTGTTATCAGCGGCTTTGTGATGGTGCTGGCGTCGGCCAATAAGTTCGGTGGGCGGGGTGAAGTGCTCGGCTTCCTTAAAGGCCGCTTCCTACGAATCTATCCGGTGTATTGGGTGTACTTTTTCGCGGTGATGCTGGTGTTCCTGCTCAAGCCCGGCATGGTCAACAGCTCCCAGGCGGGCGAAGTCAGTCTGCTGAATTCGTTCCTGCTGTTGCCGGACGTCAATCTACCACTGGTCATGGTTGCCTGGTCGTTGATCCACGAGGTCTGGTTTTACCTGGTGTTCGCGCTCATTTTGCTGCTGCCACGACGATGGATGCCGTTGGTATTCGTTGCCTGGCTTTGCGCCATCCTTGCTGCCTCTGTGCTGTATACGAGCCCGGCCAACCCCTATCTACGGGTTATCAGGCACGAATTTTCCATTGAGTTCATCTTCGGCGCGCTGGCCGGCCTGCTGTATTTGCAGGTGGTCAGTGGGGCATTCCAGTGGCGCTTGCCTGGCGCTCTGGTCGGTCTGATCGGTGTGGGCCTGCTGGCTTATGCGCTGGCGTCGGGGACCGTCGATGGGTCGGACGTCATCCAGTCCATCTCTCTGCAACGCGCACTGATTGTGGGCGGTGGCTATACCTTATTGTTGCTGGCGTTGGCGCTGCAGGAGTTCAAGTCTCAATGGCAGGTGCCAGGCGTTCTGACGTCACTGGGTGACATGTCTTACTCACTTTATCTGTCACATATCCTTACGCTGAGCGTGTGCGGTCGACTCTGGGTGGCCTTTGGCAGTGTTGAAGGTGGGCTTGTGGCCTCTGTGGTGTTCTGGGCGATATCCCTGCCGGTGGTGATAGCTGTTGGGTACATGAGCTACAGGTTTGTAGAGCGTCCTTTGACTCAGCGTCTTTCTCGACGCCGAGCAGGGCGCGTGAGTGCTCAGTCAGTCGCCAACTAA
- a CDS encoding DUF2590 family protein, giving the protein MSEYIDLLIMDNDLVLDPSRQPLLIEDRASIAQDIAHMIRESGLLVTLVAERSRLRQRDCIQQLELLVEADARLVPGTALIKQVESGRYLVTAKTLKFGDIEVTL; this is encoded by the coding sequence ATGAGCGAATACATCGATCTGTTGATCATGGACAACGACCTGGTACTGGACCCATCGCGTCAGCCGCTGCTGATCGAGGACCGGGCCAGCATCGCCCAGGACATCGCGCACATGATCCGCGAGAGCGGGTTGCTGGTGACGCTGGTGGCCGAGCGCAGCCGTCTGCGTCAGCGCGACTGCATCCAACAACTGGAACTGCTGGTAGAGGCCGACGCGCGCCTGGTGCCGGGCACGGCGTTGATTAAACAAGTGGAGTCTGGCCGCTACCTGGTCACGGCGAAAACGCTGAAATTTGGCGATATCGAGGTGACGCTGTGA
- a CDS encoding baseplate J/gp47 family protein, with protein sequence MSDVDFKQALADSGIPVTEDGLRKAWESEVAAQGSKLSNTSAYSPFWRLITALVTKPVLWLINFVSGTVLPNFFVKTAVGKWLDMLAWAVNVERKGATKAKGVLLFTRDVAGGVLELPAGVLVQSAAINGHIYQLITTQAVTFADGVLQLEVPVEAQEVGSGYNLAPGYYAILPVPIAGIAQVVNADGWLIAPGADPEPDDQLRLRTRNQFSAVNQWHTDSVYRAMISAFPGVRPDGVYFLHGAPRGPGSANAYVLFDADVPAATYLEQINAHIRDQGNHGHGDDLLVMVMPETQHALSLTWWPRSLLTVEQREKLQAEIGQFIRAAFRESGTGDYQPTLTYPQSRFSFSRLGEELHQQFAGIESLHFDNADIVSELSIPRIKTLQVVPA encoded by the coding sequence GTGAGCGACGTAGATTTTAAACAAGCGCTGGCAGACAGCGGCATTCCGGTGACTGAGGACGGCTTGCGCAAGGCTTGGGAAAGCGAAGTTGCCGCGCAAGGTAGCAAGCTGAGCAACACCAGCGCCTACTCGCCGTTCTGGCGGCTGATCACCGCGCTGGTGACCAAGCCGGTGTTGTGGCTGATCAACTTTGTCAGCGGCACCGTCCTGCCCAACTTCTTTGTTAAAACCGCTGTGGGCAAGTGGCTGGACATGCTGGCCTGGGCGGTCAACGTCGAGCGCAAAGGGGCGACCAAGGCCAAAGGCGTGCTGCTGTTTACCCGCGATGTCGCCGGTGGCGTGCTGGAGCTGCCCGCCGGCGTCCTAGTGCAATCGGCTGCGATCAACGGCCATATTTACCAACTGATCACCACCCAGGCCGTGACCTTCGCGGACGGCGTACTGCAGCTGGAAGTCCCGGTAGAAGCCCAGGAAGTGGGCAGCGGCTACAACCTGGCCCCAGGTTACTACGCCATTCTGCCCGTCCCGATTGCCGGTATTGCCCAGGTGGTGAACGCGGACGGCTGGCTGATTGCTCCAGGTGCAGATCCTGAACCGGACGATCAGCTGCGTTTGCGCACACGCAACCAGTTCTCGGCGGTCAACCAGTGGCACACCGACTCGGTGTACCGCGCCATGATTTCAGCCTTCCCAGGCGTGCGGCCGGATGGCGTGTATTTCCTGCACGGCGCGCCACGTGGCCCAGGCAGCGCCAATGCCTATGTGCTGTTTGATGCGGATGTGCCGGCGGCGACTTACCTGGAGCAAATCAACGCGCATATCCGCGACCAAGGCAACCATGGCCACGGTGATGACCTGCTGGTGATGGTCATGCCTGAGACACAGCACGCGCTAAGCCTCACCTGGTGGCCACGATCGTTGCTGACCGTCGAGCAGCGCGAAAAGCTGCAGGCGGAAATTGGGCAGTTCATCCGGGCAGCCTTTCGCGAGAGCGGCACGGGCGACTATCAGCCGACGCTGACCTATCCCCAGTCACGGTTTTCGTTCAGCCGCTTGGGCGAAGAACTTCACCAGCAGTTCGCCGGCATCGAGTCGCTACATTTTGACAATGCCGACATCGTGTCAGAGCTGAGCATTCCCAGGATAAAGACCCTGCAGGTGGTGCCGGCATGA
- a CDS encoding DNA-binding protein, whose protein sequence is MTLLLDGQEVRGKNLKVTGNLRIESDDLSGQTSNTDKGHKGFKPKTLTVSLMIPFVDQVQLRDLMRLVEATEGGGQLKTYRIVNDTAAAFGMRQVTFTEGVSAREDDNLRGWLIQFTLTEKLSNPEKVEGRRSGNAVTAQSGPGGAVGGPGGTSGDSSDGPEELTGFEATLKKVDGWLGGSDKT, encoded by the coding sequence ATGACGCTGCTACTTGACGGGCAAGAGGTGCGCGGGAAGAACCTCAAGGTCACCGGCAACCTGCGCATCGAGAGCGACGACCTGTCGGGCCAGACCAGCAACACCGACAAGGGGCACAAGGGTTTCAAGCCCAAGACCCTGACGGTCAGCCTGATGATTCCTTTCGTTGACCAGGTGCAATTGCGTGACCTGATGCGCCTGGTGGAAGCGACCGAAGGCGGTGGCCAGCTCAAGACATACCGCATCGTCAACGACACCGCCGCTGCGTTCGGCATGCGCCAGGTGACCTTCACTGAGGGCGTCAGCGCCCGTGAAGACGACAACCTGCGCGGCTGGCTGATTCAGTTCACGTTGACTGAAAAGCTGTCGAACCCGGAGAAAGTCGAAGGGCGGCGATCGGGCAACGCGGTGACAGCACAGTCGGGCCCCGGTGGGGCAGTCGGCGGCCCTGGCGGCACCAGTGGCGACTCGAGCGACGGACCCGAGGAACTGACCGGCTTCGAAGCCACGTTGAAAAAGGTGGATGGTTGGCTGGGTGGGAGTGACAAGACATGA
- a CDS encoding phage tail protein, which translates to MGASITLAGESLIAQKIGAQQSLSVARFVLANVPGLDPNAGVDRTAGKPVPAQIVGTYDVTQKGFVNPNQVVYSLMLGSDIGDFDFNWIGLETSENVLLAVAYVPVQQKRRNIPPRQIGNNVTRNFLVVFDGAQALTGIKIDASTWQHDFTVRLSGIDERERLSNRDVFGRACFHGSALELQKVGNAYSLKPGIAYVEGVRLELKGVQAVAVPSIPNVAWLDVRLQRELSDVVGTFQVVFGWDKQDYTDSTGVRHYLVPIAELPTTAAISDLRAVEPITGELIKHLAARTGDYPGLRARSTTKDDVGLGQIPNAISSDSNSDDPWVLATTHMVQLVRNNLYAGINALMTGTTAAGKALKLATARTFKFSGAATGSATFDGTADPEIALTLANSGVTPGGYTKVAVNAKGIVFAGDNPTTLGGYGITDAYTRGEVANGFVKQGGGAGQTFNRVCIGWSSIGLKASVDDIDLGRIWTENNFNPSSKADKAGTLAGYGITDAYTIDQTNQQINYRVIRDGITTAGFAGNDAKLPYFRRESDGLVQYLQTRLGFTPVRQGGGIGQLDNAVSIGWSSTGLKATVDGLDLGVVWSSYNFNPDEKANKGSTLAAYGITNAYTVEQTNQQLLLRTVGDSVSTVGFASGNPIFPYLRHKENGQVYYLQTQLGFTPVEQGGGAGQASNKIKYGWDGQGRGMRVQVDTSDMGLQWGEKNFYRPDSDNFMGVGVTGTSVQLPPGGSWCYSLMHYYISGQGVVGKSGHAPGGTVISFAGGATIYGFAWRYAP; encoded by the coding sequence ATGGGAGCCAGCATTACCCTTGCAGGTGAAAGCCTGATCGCGCAGAAAATCGGCGCACAACAATCGCTGAGCGTTGCCCGATTTGTCCTGGCCAACGTGCCAGGACTTGACCCGAATGCCGGTGTGGATCGAACAGCGGGCAAGCCAGTGCCGGCGCAAATCGTCGGCACCTATGACGTTACCCAGAAAGGTTTCGTGAACCCGAACCAGGTGGTCTATAGCCTGATGCTCGGTAGCGATATCGGAGACTTTGACTTCAACTGGATCGGCCTTGAGACCAGTGAAAACGTATTGCTTGCCGTAGCGTATGTGCCGGTACAGCAAAAGCGCCGAAACATCCCGCCGCGTCAGATCGGCAACAACGTGACGCGTAATTTTTTGGTGGTGTTTGACGGCGCCCAGGCGCTGACCGGGATCAAGATCGATGCCAGCACCTGGCAGCATGACTTCACCGTGCGCCTAAGCGGCATTGATGAGCGCGAGCGCTTGAGCAATCGCGATGTTTTCGGGCGCGCTTGCTTCCACGGCAGTGCGCTTGAACTGCAAAAAGTGGGCAATGCGTACAGCCTGAAACCTGGCATTGCCTATGTAGAAGGTGTTCGGCTGGAGCTAAAAGGCGTCCAAGCTGTTGCTGTTCCTTCAATCCCTAACGTGGCATGGCTTGACGTACGCCTGCAGCGCGAATTGAGCGATGTGGTCGGTACGTTCCAGGTTGTGTTTGGTTGGGACAAGCAGGACTACACCGACAGCACAGGTGTACGGCATTACCTGGTGCCCATTGCGGAACTGCCAACAACGGCCGCAATCAGCGATCTGCGAGCCGTTGAGCCGATCACTGGCGAGTTGATCAAGCACCTAGCCGCTCGTACTGGTGATTATCCGGGCTTACGCGCTCGGTCCACGACAAAGGATGACGTGGGGCTGGGGCAGATCCCGAATGCCATCAGCAGTGATTCAAACTCGGATGACCCTTGGGTACTGGCCACCACGCATATGGTGCAGTTGGTACGTAACAACCTGTATGCCGGCATCAACGCGTTGATGACCGGCACCACAGCGGCCGGCAAAGCCTTGAAGCTGGCCACGGCGCGTACGTTTAAATTTAGTGGCGCGGCAACAGGTAGCGCGACGTTTGACGGCACCGCTGACCCGGAAATTGCGCTGACGCTGGCTAACAGTGGGGTGACGCCCGGTGGCTACACAAAAGTGGCGGTTAACGCGAAGGGGATTGTTTTTGCAGGCGATAATCCCACGACATTGGGGGGGTACGGAATCACTGACGCCTACACCCGAGGTGAGGTGGCCAACGGCTTTGTAAAGCAGGGCGGTGGTGCTGGTCAGACCTTCAACAGAGTTTGTATTGGCTGGTCCTCGATCGGTTTAAAGGCGAGCGTTGATGATATCGACTTGGGGCGTATCTGGACTGAAAACAACTTTAATCCGAGTTCGAAGGCCGATAAAGCAGGCACTCTTGCGGGTTATGGAATTACCGATGCCTACACAATCGATCAGACAAATCAACAGATCAATTACCGAGTTATTCGGGACGGAATAACTACCGCTGGTTTTGCCGGGAATGACGCCAAGCTTCCATACTTTCGCCGGGAGTCAGACGGGCTCGTTCAATACTTGCAAACAAGGCTGGGGTTTACGCCCGTGCGGCAAGGTGGCGGAATAGGTCAGCTGGACAATGCTGTTAGCATCGGGTGGAGTTCTACGGGGCTAAAAGCTACCGTTGACGGTTTGGATCTCGGTGTTGTCTGGTCTTCTTATAATTTTAACCCTGATGAGAAGGCAAACAAAGGTAGTACGCTTGCCGCATATGGAATTACCAATGCCTATACAGTTGAACAAACGAATCAACAGCTTTTACTGAGAACTGTAGGCGACTCAGTGTCCACGGTCGGATTTGCCAGTGGGAATCCTATTTTTCCGTACTTACGTCATAAAGAAAATGGGCAGGTTTACTACTTACAGACACAGCTTGGATTTACCCCTGTCGAACAGGGCGGCGGCGCCGGCCAAGCCTCTAACAAAATTAAATACGGTTGGGATGGGCAAGGCCGTGGCATGCGTGTTCAGGTTGATACTTCCGACATGGGGCTGCAGTGGGGCGAGAAGAATTTTTACAGGCCTGATAGCGATAACTTTATGGGTGTCGGAGTAACCGGTACGTCGGTACAGCTCCCACCTGGCGGGTCATGGTGTTACTCGCTGATGCACTACTACATATCCGGCCAGGGCGTTGTTGGCAAAAGTGGCCACGCCCCTGGTGGGACAGTTATTTCTTTTGCTGGTGGAGCAACTATTTACGGCTTTGCTTGGAGGTATGCACCTTGA
- a CDS encoding phage tail protein: MIKLSLPFWLDGPQLAKLKAAAQSWWEKVEGWLQWPLLQMDADTCHLTVLDLLAWQRDISRFKDEPESLYRLRVKFAFINAVDAGSTAGLKRILQRLGVGYVEINERLPDRDWDVVLLRLSDSQLSQNPELMRVLIQQYGRTCRRYDFVTITPVSLRIVAVDFNDDQQTLVASL, encoded by the coding sequence ATGATCAAGCTGAGTTTGCCTTTCTGGCTGGACGGCCCGCAGTTGGCCAAGTTGAAAGCCGCCGCCCAGTCCTGGTGGGAAAAGGTCGAAGGTTGGCTGCAGTGGCCGCTCCTGCAAATGGACGCGGACACTTGCCACCTGACCGTCCTCGATCTGCTGGCCTGGCAGCGCGATATCAGCCGTTTCAAAGACGAGCCGGAAAGCCTCTACCGGCTGCGGGTGAAGTTCGCCTTCATAAACGCGGTCGACGCCGGCAGCACGGCTGGCCTCAAACGCATCCTGCAGCGACTGGGCGTTGGCTATGTCGAGATCAACGAGCGGCTGCCCGATCGGGATTGGGACGTAGTGCTGTTGCGCCTCTCCGATTCCCAACTGTCGCAAAACCCCGAGCTGATGCGCGTGCTGATTCAACAGTACGGCCGCACCTGCCGGCGTTATGACTTCGTGACCATCACCCCCGTATCACTGCGCATCGTCGCGGTGGACTTCAACGACGACCAGCAAACACTGGTTGCCAGCCTGTAG
- a CDS encoding potassium transporter Kup has protein sequence MGQANSQAAGAEHSNAKPIGMLVAAVGVVYGDIGTSPLYTLKEVFTGGYGVQVNHDGVLGILALIFWSLIWVVSIKYMLFVLRADNQGEGGIMALTALARRAAGTRKRLRSFLVVCGLCGAALFYGDSMITPAISVLSAIEGLELAFDGLDKWVVPIALVVLVALFLIQKHGTDRIGKLFGPVMVTWFLVLGGLGIYGITLHPEVLSAMNPMWAVRFFEAHPGIGVAILGAVVLALTGAEALYADMGHFGRKPIARAWFILVLPALVLNYFGQGAMLLGDPEAARNPFYLLAPSWALIPLVVLSTLATVIASQAVISGAFSLTRQAIQLGYIPRMHIQHTSSAEQGQIYIGAVNWSLMVGVILLVIGFESSNALASAYGVAVTGTMLMTTILVSAVMLLLWKWPPILAVPVLVCCLLVDGLYFAANVPKIIQGGAFPVLAGIVLFVLMTTWKRGKQLLVERLDEGGLPLPIFISSIRVQPPHRVQGTAVFLTARPDAVPHALLHNLLHNQVLHEQVVLLTVVYEDIPRVPVTRRFEVDAYGEGFFRVILHFGFADEPDVPEALKLCHLDELDFSPMRTTYFLSRETVIASRIKGMARWREALFAFMLKNANGNLRFFKLPVNRVIELGTQVEM, from the coding sequence ATGGGTCAGGCAAATAGTCAGGCGGCAGGTGCCGAGCATTCCAATGCAAAGCCGATTGGCATGCTGGTGGCGGCGGTCGGGGTGGTTTACGGCGATATCGGTACCAGCCCGCTCTATACCCTTAAAGAAGTGTTTACCGGTGGTTACGGTGTGCAGGTCAACCATGATGGTGTGCTGGGTATCCTGGCGCTGATCTTCTGGTCGCTGATCTGGGTTGTATCGATCAAATACATGCTGTTCGTGCTGCGCGCCGACAACCAGGGCGAGGGCGGCATCATGGCGCTGACGGCACTGGCACGGCGGGCGGCAGGCACGCGCAAGCGCCTGCGCAGTTTTCTGGTGGTGTGCGGCCTGTGCGGTGCGGCGCTGTTCTACGGCGACAGCATGATCACCCCGGCGATTTCGGTGCTGTCGGCCATTGAAGGTCTGGAATTGGCGTTCGATGGCCTGGACAAATGGGTCGTGCCAATTGCACTGGTGGTGCTGGTGGCGCTGTTCCTGATCCAGAAACACGGCACCGACCGTATCGGCAAACTGTTCGGGCCGGTGATGGTCACCTGGTTCCTGGTGCTGGGCGGCCTTGGGATCTATGGCATCACCTTGCACCCTGAAGTGCTCAGCGCGATGAACCCGATGTGGGCCGTGCGGTTCTTCGAGGCCCACCCAGGCATTGGCGTGGCGATCCTTGGCGCCGTGGTGCTGGCACTGACCGGTGCCGAGGCGCTGTACGCCGACATGGGCCACTTCGGGCGCAAACCCATTGCCCGCGCCTGGTTCATCCTGGTGTTGCCGGCACTGGTGCTCAACTATTTCGGCCAGGGCGCCATGCTGCTCGGCGACCCGGAAGCCGCGCGCAACCCGTTCTACCTGCTGGCGCCGAGCTGGGCGCTGATCCCGCTGGTGGTGTTGTCCACCCTGGCCACGGTGATTGCCTCCCAGGCGGTGATTTCCGGCGCGTTCTCGTTGACGCGCCAGGCGATCCAGCTGGGTTACATCCCACGCATGCATATCCAGCACACCTCCAGCGCCGAGCAGGGCCAGATCTACATCGGCGCGGTGAACTGGTCGCTGATGGTCGGCGTGATCCTGCTGGTGATTGGCTTCGAGTCCTCCAACGCACTGGCCTCGGCCTACGGCGTGGCGGTGACCGGAACCATGCTGATGACCACCATCCTGGTGTCGGCAGTGATGCTGCTGCTGTGGAAGTGGCCACCGATCCTGGCGGTGCCGGTGCTGGTCTGCTGCCTGTTGGTGGACGGCCTGTATTTTGCCGCCAACGTGCCGAAAATCATCCAGGGCGGTGCCTTCCCGGTGCTCGCGGGCATTGTGCTGTTCGTGCTGATGACCACCTGGAAGCGCGGCAAACAGCTGCTGGTGGAGCGCCTCGACGAAGGCGGGCTGCCGTTGCCGATCTTTATCAGCAGTATCCGCGTGCAGCCGCCTCACCGCGTGCAGGGCACGGCGGTGTTCCTCACCGCGCGGCCGGACGCAGTGCCCCACGCGCTATTGCACAACCTGCTGCATAACCAGGTGTTGCACGAGCAGGTGGTGCTGTTGACGGTGGTTTACGAGGACATTCCTCGCGTGCCGGTTACGCGGCGTTTCGAGGTCGATGCCTACGGCGAAGGCTTCTTCCGGGTCATCCTGCATTTCGGGTTTGCGGATGAGCCGGACGTGCCCGAAGCCCTGAAGCTGTGCCATCTGGACGAGCTGGACTTCAGCCCGATGCGCACCACGTACTTCCTCAGCCGCGAAACCGTGATCGCCTCGCGCATCAAAGGCATGGCGCGCTGGCGCGAAGCGCTGTTTGCGTTCATGTTGAAAAACGCCAACGGCAACCTGCGCTTCTTCAAACTCCCGGTAAACCGGGTGATCGAGCTGGGCACACAGGTCGAGATGTAA
- a CDS encoding acyltransferase codes for MHKISSLQAARGLAALAVIAFHSLFINAKYIPGATWLPDIFVFGQTGVDLFFVISGFVMVLASANKFGVRGEIFNFLKGRAIRIYPVYWVYFFAVLLVFLLKPGMVNSSQAGEVNLLHSFLLLPDANLPLVMVAWSLIHEVWFYLVFAFILLLPKRWVPLAFAAWLCAVAIASVLYTGPENPYLRTVKHEFSIEFILGALAGIAYLKAISEPSKWRLPTGPVALFGVCLIAYAVISDLIDGSDVIQSISLSRAFIVGGGYTLLLLALALQESKSQWAVPGFLKSLGDMSYSLYLSHILTLSLCGRIWTVFGNTDGGIAASVLFWAISLPIVIVVGYLSYWLIERPLTKYLSHGLKVKRNSQPVVN; via the coding sequence GTGCATAAGATTTCATCATTACAAGCGGCCAGAGGGCTGGCCGCACTTGCAGTAATTGCATTTCACTCGCTATTCATCAACGCTAAGTACATTCCTGGAGCCACTTGGCTACCGGACATATTCGTGTTTGGGCAAACCGGTGTGGATCTGTTTTTTGTAATAAGCGGATTCGTTATGGTGCTTGCTTCGGCAAACAAGTTTGGCGTGCGAGGTGAAATTTTTAATTTCCTCAAAGGTCGCGCAATACGTATTTACCCAGTCTACTGGGTTTACTTTTTTGCTGTGTTGCTGGTTTTTTTGTTAAAGCCCGGCATGGTCAACAGCTCTCAAGCAGGCGAAGTAAATCTTCTACATTCATTCCTACTTTTGCCTGACGCCAATTTGCCACTTGTAATGGTCGCCTGGTCGTTAATCCATGAAGTTTGGTTCTACCTGGTGTTCGCCTTTATTCTGCTGTTACCAAAACGATGGGTGCCGTTGGCTTTCGCCGCTTGGCTCTGCGCTGTGGCCATCGCCTCTGTGCTTTACACCGGCCCGGAGAATCCCTATTTACGCACTGTTAAGCACGAATTTTCGATAGAGTTTATCCTCGGTGCGCTCGCTGGCATCGCTTACTTGAAGGCCATCAGTGAACCATCTAAGTGGCGTTTGCCTACTGGCCCGGTGGCTTTGTTCGGTGTGTGCCTGATAGCTTATGCCGTGATATCAGATTTAATCGATGGGTCAGATGTAATTCAGTCTATCTCTCTAAGTCGGGCGTTCATAGTCGGAGGTGGTTATACGCTATTACTTCTCGCACTGGCACTGCAAGAGTCTAAATCTCAATGGGCGGTGCCGGGCTTCCTTAAGTCTTTGGGCGACATGTCTTATTCACTTTATCTGTCGCACATACTTACACTAAGTCTGTGTGGTCGCATTTGGACTGTATTCGGCAACACAGATGGAGGCATTGCCGCCTCTGTTCTATTCTGGGCAATATCCCTACCGATAGTGATTGTTGTCGGGTATTTGAGTTATTGGCTAATAGAGCGCCCTTTGACCAAGTATCTTTCTCACGGGCTAAAAGTGAAAAGAAATAGTCAGCCAGTAGTCAATTAA